A region from the Brassica napus cultivar Da-Ae chromosome C8, Da-Ae, whole genome shotgun sequence genome encodes:
- the LOC125591811 gene encoding uncharacterized protein LOC125591811 has product MEIDPSEIVENPSPLLGLSGETTIAFGSINLAVKAGTVIEFLVVDRPASYNVIMGTPWLNSMRAIPSTYHFCLKFPTPNGIEVIWGNPRVSRVCFAAEQKRNRPDHETIPRKEKKMASDKNTRSQDLAKLFWQSHKIVA; this is encoded by the coding sequence ATGGAGATCGATCCATCCGAAATTGTGGAAAATCCTAGCCCACTATTGGGACTCTCGGGAGAAACCACCATAGCTTTCGGATCGATTAATCTCGCAGTCAAAGCTGGGACCGTGATAGAGTTTCTAGTCGTAGACCGTCCCGCGTcgtacaacgttatcatgggaacacCATGGTTGAATTCCATGCGCGCgatcccatcaacgtaccacTTTTGCCTCAAATTTCCAACTCCTAACGGaatcgaggtaatatggggaaatccGAGAGTATCGCGGGTGTGTTTCGCAGCAGAACAAAAACGAAACAGGCCAGACCACGAAACCATTCCtagaaaggagaagaaaatggcTTCCGACAAAAACACTCGAAGTCAGGATTTAGCGAAACTCTTCTGGCAATCCCATAAAATCGTGGCCTAG